A single region of the Micropterus dolomieu isolate WLL.071019.BEF.003 ecotype Adirondacks linkage group LG18, ASM2129224v1, whole genome shotgun sequence genome encodes:
- the kif21b gene encoding kinesin-like protein KIF21B isoform X5: MASQGDCSVKVALRIRPQMAKEKIEGCHVCTLVTPGEPQVLLGKDKAFTYDYVFDIDSEQQHIYQACVYKLIEGCLEGYNATVFAYGQTGSGKTYTMGTGFDLSLSQQEQGIIPRAVHQLFEGIQTRRVRAQEAGTQPPEFKVSAQFLELYNEEILDLFDGAREPESRCRKSNIKIHEDASGSIYTTGVTSRLVHSEEELLQCLKLGALSRTTASTQMNAQSSRSHAIFTIHLCQMRVCQQPPMQNGGGENGEVNGVDSSPIAQPEFETLMAKFHFVDLAGSERLKRTGATGERAREGISINCGLLALGNVISALGDQTKKGGHVPYRDSKLTRLLQDSLGGNSRTVMIACVSPSDRDFMETLNTLKYANRARNIKNKVVMNQDKTSQQISALRAEIARLQLELMEYKAGKRVACEDGSEGYSDLYQENAMLQRESDTLRLRVKAMQETIDHLNTRVTHLLANEVSTLLTKSSEGNEEIGVLIQNYIREVEELRTKLLESEAMNESLRRQAARFSSRSPFPTSTLSPAPGHPPGSSPAPLSMEAEMTDVLRRAKMDIERLKKKERRQRRMSPELEKGLKKRVKLHSHENGENGQSGQNGQNGEIDSDDNYAEDIMSPLQEESGCEEDEGEEEDEGREEEDEFDSDESQVDSDSDSDEKAANFQADLADLTCEIEIKQKLIDELENSQRRLLMLKLQYEEKLILLQNKIRDTQLERDRVLQNLMSMENYTEEKASRIKQEYEKRLKEMNRDLLKLQAAQKEHARLLKNQGRYERELKKLQTEVNDMKKAKVTLMKQMKEEQQRRRMVEAKRNREIAQLKKEQRRQEYQIRALESQKRQQELVLRRKTQEVTALRRLAKPMSDRVAGRVARWNQTPPVTDSGAELSASTTASNSEPETGRTVSGLVRQWNSKNNGFGYLGESEGSMDGTRVIGSRKKLQRKPAGLGNIGVAGRASSFSKSARQKWQALERRIMDIVMQRMTISNVEADMDRLIKKREELTGQQEALSHKREVLMADGEGPEAEDRLLQEINEEIEVLNANIDYINDSLSDCQATIVQIEETKDELDSVDTSVVISSCSLAEARHLLDHFLKASIDKSLQVAQKEAQVRLLEGQLRQTDMIGSSHNHMILDALREKAEYIPELQALIHNVQQENGYASTDEEPSEFSQASDSSVSQMKESNSQDDFKIKVEPRLSAQIKAVSAEYLGPILDPSSGSKPQHITKSLASLTDIQEDGLSLGTTSLGFSLAIRDPYHRDRASRTISLPIRGHTFPRQSRGYDTSPITRRKSYDRAYRPTDGYTPPSSPPLRTRNDRNVFSRLTSNQTQGSALDNVVNPFLFLPRPPLSCSSSASRSDDSDSSLSEVLRGVINPIGGVKGGRTAPLQCVSVAEGHSKPVLCVDATDELLFTGSKDRTCKMWNLVTGQEIVTLKGHPNNVVSVKYCPSSCLVFSVSTSYIKVWDIRDSAKCVRTFTSSGQVVSGDACAGTTTRTITFAQGECQINQIALNPSGSVLYAAAGNTVRMWDLNRMQGMGKLTGHIGSVMCLTVGQSLLGKDQVITGSKDHYVKVFDVAEGTMGNVGPAHNFEPPHYDGIECLAVQGDVLFSGSRDNGIKKWDLEQQELTQQIPNAHKDWVCALAYVPGRPMLLSACRGGMLKVWNVDNFTPIGEVRGHESPINAICTNSRQIFTASSDKTVKIWSSKVWRKR; this comes from the exons GATTCGTCCTCAGATGGCCAAGGAGAAGATAGAGGGCTGTCATGTGTGCACGCTGGTCACACCTGGAGAACCACAAGTCCTCCTGGGAAAGGACAAGGCCTTCACCTACGACTACGTGTTTGACATCGACTCAGAGCAGCAGCACATCTACCAGGCCTGTGTGTACAAGCTCATCGAGGGCTGCTTAGAGGGCTACAACGCCACCGTGTTCGCGTATGGCCAG ACGGGTTCGGGGAAGACCTACACCATGGGGACGGGCTTCGACTTGAGCCTGAGCCAGCAGGAGCAGGGCATCATACCGCGGGCTGTTCACCAGCTGTTTGAGGGAATCCAGACCAGGAGGGTGCGCGCCCAAGAGGCTGGCACCCAGCCGCCTGAATTCAAAGTCAGCGCCCAATTCCTAGAG CTGTACAATGAAGAGATCCTGGACTTGTTTGACGGAGCCAGAGAACCAGAGAGTCGGTGCAGGAAGTCCAACATTAAGATCCACGAGGACGCCAGTGGCAGCATCTACACCACTGGAGTCACTTCCAGGCTGGTGCactcagaggaggag ctgctgcagtgtcTGAAGCTTGGCGCTCTGTCCCGCACCACAGCCAGCACCCAGATGAATGCCCAGAGCTCCCGCTCGCACGCCATCTTCACCATCCACCTCTGTCAGATGAGAGTGTGCCAGCAGCCTCCAATG CAAAATGGCGGAGGAGAGAACGGGGAAGTGAATGGCGTGGACTCCAGCCCCATCGCCCAGCCGGAGTTCGAGACGCTGATGGCCAAGTTCCACTTTGTGGACCTGGCCGGCTCTGAGAGGCTGAAACGCACCGGAGCTACAGGAGAGAGAGCCCGCGAGGGAATCTCTATCAACTGTGGACTG CTGGCACTGGGAAATGTGATCAGTGCTTTAGGAGACCAGACTAAGAAGGGAGGCCACGTCCCTTACAGAGACTCCAAACTCACTCGTCTGCTGCAGGACTCACTGGGAGGCAAcag TCGCACAGTGATGATCGCCTGCGTCAGTCCTTCCGACCGGGACTTCATGGAGACACTGAACACTCTGAAGTATGCCAACCGCGCCCGAAACATCAAGAACAAGGTGGTGATGAACCAAGACAAAACCAGCCAGCAGATCAGCGCCCTGCGTGCAGAGATAGCCCGGCTTCAGCTTGAACTGATGGAGTACAAGGCG GGGAAGCGTGTGGCATGTGAGGATGGTTCAGAGGGCTACAGTGACCTGTATCAGGAGAATGCCATGCTGCAGAGAGAAAGCGACACACTGCGCCTCAGGGTAAAGGCCATGCAGGAGACCATTGACCACCTCAACACCCGTGTAACACACCTGCTGGCCAATGAGGTCAGCACTCTGCTGACCAAGTCAA GTGAGGGCAATGAGGAGATCGGGGTTCTAATCCAGAACTACATCCGAGAGGTTGAAGAACTTAG AACCAAGCTCCTTGAGAGCGAGGCCATGAACGAGTCGTTGCGACGGCAGGCGGCCCGATTTTCCTCGCGTTCCCCGTTCCCCACCTCCACTCTCAGCCCCGCCCCTGGCCACCCCCCTGGCTCTTCCCCTGCTCCCCTGTCCATGGAGGCCGAGATGACGGACGTGTTACGCCGGGCCAAGATGGACATTGAGAggctgaagaagaaggagaggaggcagaggaggatgAG CCCGGAGCTGGAGAAAGGTCTGAAGAAACGAGTAAAACTGCACAGTCACGAGAATGGAGAGAACGGGCAGAGCGGCCAAAACGGACAGAACGGAGAGATCGATTCAGATGACAATTATGCTGAG GACATCATGTCTCCGCTGCAGGAGGAGAGCGGCTGTGAGGAAgatgagggggaggaggaggacgagggccgggaggaggaggacgagttTGACAGCGACGAGAGCCAGGTGGACTCAGACTCGGACTCTGATGAGAAAG CAGCCAACTTCCAGGCCGACCTGGCTGATCTGACCTGCGAGATTGAGATCAAACAGAAGCTGATAGACGAGCTGGAGAACAGCCAGCGGAGGCTGCTGATGCTGAAGTTGCAGTACGAGGAGAAGCTCATTCTACTGCAGAACAAGATCCGAGACACTCAGCTGGAGAGAGACCGCGTGCTGCAGAACCTCA TGTCCATGGAGAACTACACGGAGGAGAAGGCCAGCCGGATCAAGCAGGAGTATGAGAAACGTCTTAAGGAGATGAACCGAGACCTGCTGAAGCTACAAGCAGCACAGAAAGAGCATGCGCGTCTCCTCAAGAACCAGGGGAGGTACGAACGGGAGCTGAAGAAACTCCAGACAGAGGTCAACGACATGAAGAAGGCCAAG GTGACACTGATGAAGCAGAtgaaggaggagcagcagaggaggaggatggtggAGGCAAAGAGGAACCGCGAGATCGCCCAGCTCAAGAAGGAGCAGCGGCGACAAGAG TACCAGATTCGAGCGTTGGAGTCTCAGAAGCGGCAGCAGGAGCTGGTGCTGCGCAGGAAGACCCAGGAGGTGACCGCCCTGCGGCGCCTGGCCAAGCCCATGTCAGACCGCGTGGCCGGACGCGTGGCCCGCTGGAACCAGACTCCCCCAGTTACGGACTCTGGAGCCGAGTTGTCAGCCAGCACTACAGCAAGTAACTCTGAGCCTGAGACTGGGAGGACTGTGAGTGGGCTGGTGAGGCAGTGGAACAGCAAAAACAATGGATTTGGATACCTGGGAGAGAGCGAAGGGAGCATGGATGGAACCCGGGTCATTGG CAGTAGGAAGAAGTTGCAGCGTAAGCCAGCGGGCCTGGGCAACATTGGAGTGGCGGGCAGAGCCAGCAGTTTCTCCAAGTCTGCCCGTCAGAAGTGGCAAGCCCTGGAGCGTCGCATTATGGACATTGTCATGCAGAGAATGACCATCTCTAATGTGGAAGCTGACATGGATCGCCTTATCAAG AAGCGAGAGGAGCTGACGGGCCAGCAGGAAGCGCTCTCGCATAAGAGGGAGGTTCTAATGGCGGACGGGGAGGGACCAGAAGCAGAGGACCGCCTCCTTCAGGAAATTAATGAGGAGATAGAGGTGCTGAATGCCAATATAGACTATATCAATGACAGCCTTTCTGACTGCCAGGCCACCATTGTACAGATAGAAGAGACCAAg GATGAGCTGGACTCAGTGGACACCTCGGTTGTGATCAGCTCCTGCTCTCTGGCTGAAGCACGCCACCTGCTGGACCACTTCCTGAAGGCTTCCATAGACAAA aGTTTACAGGTTGCTCAGAAGGAGGCTCAGGTCAGACTGCTGGAGGGCCAGCTGAGACAGACGGATATGATTGGCTCATCCCACAATCACATGATCCTCGATGCCCTGCGAGAAAAGGCAGAATATATCCCTGAGCTGCAGGCTCTTATCCACAATGTACAGCAGG AAAATGGTTACGCCAGTACAGACGAGGAGCCCTCTGAGTTCAGCCAAGCCTCcgacagcag tGTATCTCAAATGAAAGAGTCCAACAGCCAAGATGATTTCAAGATAAAG GTGGAGCCTCGTCTGTCAGCTCAGATAAAGGCGGTGTCGGCGGAGTATCTGGGTCCCATCCTGGACCCCTCATCAGGCAGCAAACCGCAGCACATCACAAAGTCTTTGGCCTCGCTGACGGACATCCAGGAGGACGGCCTGAGCCTGGGGACAACGAGTCTGGGGTTTAGCCTGGCCATACGAGACCCTTACCACAGGGACCGGGCGTCCCGCACCATCAGCCTACCTATCAGGGGACACACCTT tcccAGGCAGTCTCGGGGTTATGACACTTCCCCCATAACAAGGAGGAAATCTTACGACCGTGCGTACAG GCCCACTGATGGCTAtactcccccctcctcccctcctctgaGGACCAGGAACGACCGCAACGTGTTCTCAAGGCTCACCAGCAACCAAACCCAAGGGTCTGCTCTGGACAA CGTGGTTAACCCTTTCCTCTTCCTGCCCCGCCCTCccctctcctgctcctcttctgCCTCCAGGTCGGATGACAGCGACTCCTCGCTCTCCGAGGTGCTCAG GGGTGTAATCAATCCCATTGGGGGTGTGAAGGGGGGTCGGACGGCGCCTCTGCAGTGTGTTTCTGTAGCCGAGGGCCACTCAAAGCCAGTCCTGTGTGTGGATGCTACAGATGAGCTGCTGTTCACTGGATCTAAAG ATCGTACCTGTAAGATGTGGAACCTGGTAACAGGTCAGGAGATAGTCACCCTCAAAGGCCACCCAAACAATGTGGTATCAGTCAAATATTGCCCTTCCTCCTGTCTGGtcttctctgtctccacctcctACATCAAGGTGTGGGACATCCGTGACTCTGCCAAGTGTGTCCGCACGTTTAC TTCATCGGGGCAGGTGGTTTCAGGTGATGCGTGTGCGGGCACCACCACCCGCACAATAACCTTTGCACAGGGCGAGTGTCAGATCAACCAGATCGCCCTCAACCCGTCAGGTTCTGTGCTctatgctgctgctggaaacactgTTCGCATGTGGGACCTCAACAG gatgcAAGGGATGGGGAAGCTGACAGGCCACATCGGCTCCGTCATGTGTCTGACAGTGGGACAGTCTCTTCTGGGAAAAGATCAAGTAATCACTGGCTCCAAAGACCATTATGTCAAG GTGTTTGACGTGGCAGAGGGAACTATGGGTAATGTAGGTCCAGCTCATAACTTTGAGCCGCCCCATTATGACGGCATTGAGTGTTTGGCTGTCCAGGGAGATGTGCTGTTCAGCGGGTCGAGAGACAACGGCATCAAGAAATGGGATCTGGAGCAGCAGGAGCTcactcag
- the kif21b gene encoding kinesin-like protein KIF21B isoform X7 has protein sequence MASQGDCSVKVALRIRPQMAKEKIEGCHVCTLVTPGEPQVLLGKDKAFTYDYVFDIDSEQQHIYQACVYKLIEGCLEGYNATVFAYGQTGSGKTYTMGTGFDLSLSQQEQGIIPRAVHQLFEGIQTRRVRAQEAGTQPPEFKVSAQFLELYNEEILDLFDGAREPESRCRKSNIKIHEDASGSIYTTGVTSRLVHSEEELLQCLKLGALSRTTASTQMNAQSSRSHAIFTIHLCQMRVCQQPPMQNGGGENGEVNGVDSSPIAQPEFETLMAKFHFVDLAGSERLKRTGATGERAREGISINCGLLALGNVISALGDQTKKGGHVPYRDSKLTRLLQDSLGGNSRTVMIACVSPSDRDFMETLNTLKYANRARNIKNKVVMNQDKTSQQISALRAEIARLQLELMEYKAGKRVACEDGSEGYSDLYQENAMLQRESDTLRLRVKAMQETIDHLNTRVTHLLANEVSTLLTKSSEGNEEIGVLIQNYIREVEELRTKLLESEAMNESLRRQAARFSSRSPFPTSTLSPAPGHPPGSSPAPLSMEAEMTDVLRRAKMDIERLKKKERRQRRMSPELEKGLKKRVKLHSHENGENGQSGQNGQNGEIDSDDNYAEDIMSPLQEESGCEEDEGEEEDEGREEEDEFDSDESQVDSDSDSDEKAANFQADLADLTCEIEIKQKLIDELENSQRRLLMLKLQYEEKLILLQNKIRDTQLERDRVLQNLMSMENYTEEKASRIKQEYEKRLKEMNRDLLKLQAAQKEHARLLKNQGRYERELKKLQTEVNDMKKAKVTLMKQMKEEQQRRRMVEAKRNREIAQLKKEQRRQEYQIRALESQKRQQELVLRRKTQEVTALRRLAKPMSDRVAGRVARWNQTPPVTDSGAELSASTTASNSEPETGRTVSGLVRQWNSKNNGFGYLGESEGSMDGTRVIGSRKKLQRKPAGLGNIGVAGRASSFSKSARQKWQALERRIMDIVMQRMTISNVEADMDRLIKKREELTGQQEALSHKREVLMADGEGPEAEDRLLQEINEEIEVLNANIDYINDSLSDCQATIVQIEETKDELDSVDTSVVISSCSLAEARHLLDHFLKASIDKSLQVAQKEAQVRLLEGQLRQTDMIGSSHNHMILDALREKAEYIPELQALIHNVQQENGYASTDEEPSEFSQASDSSVSQMKESNSQDDFKIKVEPRLSAQIKAVSAEYLGPILDPSSGSKPQHITKSLASLTDIQEDGLSLGTTSLGFSLAIRDPYHRDRASRTISLPIRGHTFPRQSRGYDTSPITRRKSYDRAYRPTDGYTPPSSPPLRTRNDRNVFSRLTSNQTQGSALDKSDDSDSSLSEVLRGVINPIGGVKGGRTAPLQCVSVAEGHSKPVLCVDATDELLFTGSKDRTCKMWNLVTGQEIVTLKGHPNNVVSVKYCPSSCLVFSVSTSYIKVWDIRDSAKCVRTFTSSGQVVSGDACAGTTTRTITFAQGECQINQIALNPSGSVLYAAAGNTVRMWDLNRMQGMGKLTGHIGSVMCLTVGQSLLGKDQVITGSKDHYVKVFDVAEGTMGNVGPAHNFEPPHYDGIECLAVQGDVLFSGSRDNGIKKWDLEQQELTQQIPNAHKDWVCALAYVPGRPMLLSACRGGMLKVWNVDNFTPIGEVRGHESPINAICTNSRQIFTASSDCRVKLWNYVPGLTPCLPRRVLAIKGRATSLP, from the exons GATTCGTCCTCAGATGGCCAAGGAGAAGATAGAGGGCTGTCATGTGTGCACGCTGGTCACACCTGGAGAACCACAAGTCCTCCTGGGAAAGGACAAGGCCTTCACCTACGACTACGTGTTTGACATCGACTCAGAGCAGCAGCACATCTACCAGGCCTGTGTGTACAAGCTCATCGAGGGCTGCTTAGAGGGCTACAACGCCACCGTGTTCGCGTATGGCCAG ACGGGTTCGGGGAAGACCTACACCATGGGGACGGGCTTCGACTTGAGCCTGAGCCAGCAGGAGCAGGGCATCATACCGCGGGCTGTTCACCAGCTGTTTGAGGGAATCCAGACCAGGAGGGTGCGCGCCCAAGAGGCTGGCACCCAGCCGCCTGAATTCAAAGTCAGCGCCCAATTCCTAGAG CTGTACAATGAAGAGATCCTGGACTTGTTTGACGGAGCCAGAGAACCAGAGAGTCGGTGCAGGAAGTCCAACATTAAGATCCACGAGGACGCCAGTGGCAGCATCTACACCACTGGAGTCACTTCCAGGCTGGTGCactcagaggaggag ctgctgcagtgtcTGAAGCTTGGCGCTCTGTCCCGCACCACAGCCAGCACCCAGATGAATGCCCAGAGCTCCCGCTCGCACGCCATCTTCACCATCCACCTCTGTCAGATGAGAGTGTGCCAGCAGCCTCCAATG CAAAATGGCGGAGGAGAGAACGGGGAAGTGAATGGCGTGGACTCCAGCCCCATCGCCCAGCCGGAGTTCGAGACGCTGATGGCCAAGTTCCACTTTGTGGACCTGGCCGGCTCTGAGAGGCTGAAACGCACCGGAGCTACAGGAGAGAGAGCCCGCGAGGGAATCTCTATCAACTGTGGACTG CTGGCACTGGGAAATGTGATCAGTGCTTTAGGAGACCAGACTAAGAAGGGAGGCCACGTCCCTTACAGAGACTCCAAACTCACTCGTCTGCTGCAGGACTCACTGGGAGGCAAcag TCGCACAGTGATGATCGCCTGCGTCAGTCCTTCCGACCGGGACTTCATGGAGACACTGAACACTCTGAAGTATGCCAACCGCGCCCGAAACATCAAGAACAAGGTGGTGATGAACCAAGACAAAACCAGCCAGCAGATCAGCGCCCTGCGTGCAGAGATAGCCCGGCTTCAGCTTGAACTGATGGAGTACAAGGCG GGGAAGCGTGTGGCATGTGAGGATGGTTCAGAGGGCTACAGTGACCTGTATCAGGAGAATGCCATGCTGCAGAGAGAAAGCGACACACTGCGCCTCAGGGTAAAGGCCATGCAGGAGACCATTGACCACCTCAACACCCGTGTAACACACCTGCTGGCCAATGAGGTCAGCACTCTGCTGACCAAGTCAA GTGAGGGCAATGAGGAGATCGGGGTTCTAATCCAGAACTACATCCGAGAGGTTGAAGAACTTAG AACCAAGCTCCTTGAGAGCGAGGCCATGAACGAGTCGTTGCGACGGCAGGCGGCCCGATTTTCCTCGCGTTCCCCGTTCCCCACCTCCACTCTCAGCCCCGCCCCTGGCCACCCCCCTGGCTCTTCCCCTGCTCCCCTGTCCATGGAGGCCGAGATGACGGACGTGTTACGCCGGGCCAAGATGGACATTGAGAggctgaagaagaaggagaggaggcagaggaggatgAG CCCGGAGCTGGAGAAAGGTCTGAAGAAACGAGTAAAACTGCACAGTCACGAGAATGGAGAGAACGGGCAGAGCGGCCAAAACGGACAGAACGGAGAGATCGATTCAGATGACAATTATGCTGAG GACATCATGTCTCCGCTGCAGGAGGAGAGCGGCTGTGAGGAAgatgagggggaggaggaggacgagggccgggaggaggaggacgagttTGACAGCGACGAGAGCCAGGTGGACTCAGACTCGGACTCTGATGAGAAAG CAGCCAACTTCCAGGCCGACCTGGCTGATCTGACCTGCGAGATTGAGATCAAACAGAAGCTGATAGACGAGCTGGAGAACAGCCAGCGGAGGCTGCTGATGCTGAAGTTGCAGTACGAGGAGAAGCTCATTCTACTGCAGAACAAGATCCGAGACACTCAGCTGGAGAGAGACCGCGTGCTGCAGAACCTCA TGTCCATGGAGAACTACACGGAGGAGAAGGCCAGCCGGATCAAGCAGGAGTATGAGAAACGTCTTAAGGAGATGAACCGAGACCTGCTGAAGCTACAAGCAGCACAGAAAGAGCATGCGCGTCTCCTCAAGAACCAGGGGAGGTACGAACGGGAGCTGAAGAAACTCCAGACAGAGGTCAACGACATGAAGAAGGCCAAG GTGACACTGATGAAGCAGAtgaaggaggagcagcagaggaggaggatggtggAGGCAAAGAGGAACCGCGAGATCGCCCAGCTCAAGAAGGAGCAGCGGCGACAAGAG TACCAGATTCGAGCGTTGGAGTCTCAGAAGCGGCAGCAGGAGCTGGTGCTGCGCAGGAAGACCCAGGAGGTGACCGCCCTGCGGCGCCTGGCCAAGCCCATGTCAGACCGCGTGGCCGGACGCGTGGCCCGCTGGAACCAGACTCCCCCAGTTACGGACTCTGGAGCCGAGTTGTCAGCCAGCACTACAGCAAGTAACTCTGAGCCTGAGACTGGGAGGACTGTGAGTGGGCTGGTGAGGCAGTGGAACAGCAAAAACAATGGATTTGGATACCTGGGAGAGAGCGAAGGGAGCATGGATGGAACCCGGGTCATTGG CAGTAGGAAGAAGTTGCAGCGTAAGCCAGCGGGCCTGGGCAACATTGGAGTGGCGGGCAGAGCCAGCAGTTTCTCCAAGTCTGCCCGTCAGAAGTGGCAAGCCCTGGAGCGTCGCATTATGGACATTGTCATGCAGAGAATGACCATCTCTAATGTGGAAGCTGACATGGATCGCCTTATCAAG AAGCGAGAGGAGCTGACGGGCCAGCAGGAAGCGCTCTCGCATAAGAGGGAGGTTCTAATGGCGGACGGGGAGGGACCAGAAGCAGAGGACCGCCTCCTTCAGGAAATTAATGAGGAGATAGAGGTGCTGAATGCCAATATAGACTATATCAATGACAGCCTTTCTGACTGCCAGGCCACCATTGTACAGATAGAAGAGACCAAg GATGAGCTGGACTCAGTGGACACCTCGGTTGTGATCAGCTCCTGCTCTCTGGCTGAAGCACGCCACCTGCTGGACCACTTCCTGAAGGCTTCCATAGACAAA aGTTTACAGGTTGCTCAGAAGGAGGCTCAGGTCAGACTGCTGGAGGGCCAGCTGAGACAGACGGATATGATTGGCTCATCCCACAATCACATGATCCTCGATGCCCTGCGAGAAAAGGCAGAATATATCCCTGAGCTGCAGGCTCTTATCCACAATGTACAGCAGG AAAATGGTTACGCCAGTACAGACGAGGAGCCCTCTGAGTTCAGCCAAGCCTCcgacagcag tGTATCTCAAATGAAAGAGTCCAACAGCCAAGATGATTTCAAGATAAAG GTGGAGCCTCGTCTGTCAGCTCAGATAAAGGCGGTGTCGGCGGAGTATCTGGGTCCCATCCTGGACCCCTCATCAGGCAGCAAACCGCAGCACATCACAAAGTCTTTGGCCTCGCTGACGGACATCCAGGAGGACGGCCTGAGCCTGGGGACAACGAGTCTGGGGTTTAGCCTGGCCATACGAGACCCTTACCACAGGGACCGGGCGTCCCGCACCATCAGCCTACCTATCAGGGGACACACCTT tcccAGGCAGTCTCGGGGTTATGACACTTCCCCCATAACAAGGAGGAAATCTTACGACCGTGCGTACAG GCCCACTGATGGCTAtactcccccctcctcccctcctctgaGGACCAGGAACGACCGCAACGTGTTCTCAAGGCTCACCAGCAACCAAACCCAAGGGTCTGCTCTGGACAA GTCGGATGACAGCGACTCCTCGCTCTCCGAGGTGCTCAG GGGTGTAATCAATCCCATTGGGGGTGTGAAGGGGGGTCGGACGGCGCCTCTGCAGTGTGTTTCTGTAGCCGAGGGCCACTCAAAGCCAGTCCTGTGTGTGGATGCTACAGATGAGCTGCTGTTCACTGGATCTAAAG ATCGTACCTGTAAGATGTGGAACCTGGTAACAGGTCAGGAGATAGTCACCCTCAAAGGCCACCCAAACAATGTGGTATCAGTCAAATATTGCCCTTCCTCCTGTCTGGtcttctctgtctccacctcctACATCAAGGTGTGGGACATCCGTGACTCTGCCAAGTGTGTCCGCACGTTTAC TTCATCGGGGCAGGTGGTTTCAGGTGATGCGTGTGCGGGCACCACCACCCGCACAATAACCTTTGCACAGGGCGAGTGTCAGATCAACCAGATCGCCCTCAACCCGTCAGGTTCTGTGCTctatgctgctgctggaaacactgTTCGCATGTGGGACCTCAACAG gatgcAAGGGATGGGGAAGCTGACAGGCCACATCGGCTCCGTCATGTGTCTGACAGTGGGACAGTCTCTTCTGGGAAAAGATCAAGTAATCACTGGCTCCAAAGACCATTATGTCAAG GTGTTTGACGTGGCAGAGGGAACTATGGGTAATGTAGGTCCAGCTCATAACTTTGAGCCGCCCCATTATGACGGCATTGAGTGTTTGGCTGTCCAGGGAGATGTGCTGTTCAGCGGGTCGAGAGACAACGGCATCAAGAAATGGGATCTGGAGCAGCAGGAGCTcactcag